The Populus alba chromosome 6, ASM523922v2, whole genome shotgun sequence genomic interval AGTTCTACagacttcaaaaaaatatataattgaacaagaaaacaaaaacatcaataCAAAATCACGACAATATTTTATTGGCCCCAATGTGTACTTAGAAAACAGTTAAAGTAACTAGGAATCTCttcaaaaagaaatagaaaacaaaGGATCTTAAATTCACAAACTACATACAAGATTATTAATCCCTCGTTTAGGGCAGTTATGAGACTTAgagtttcttgaaattttaattttttaaaatgttttaaaattattttgatatattaatttttaaaaaattaaaattaaaaaattattttaatatattttttaaaaaaacactttaatacAATTACTCAATCACCCTCTAAAAAACATAACTCAAATATTAGAGATGGATAAATATACTTGAATTATTTGATAAGTTATCTCTCAAAccaagaaatgttttttttttattctaaatattaaaattattttaaaaattttaaaacaattatcaatttaatatttttaaaataaaaaataataatttaaaagagcttttagaaaaatagaaactaGCTATTAGTCTCAAGTGTCTATAAAAATGATCCCAGAGAGGctataaatcaacaaaaagttttcatttttttttagttcaaataaTAGAGCTTTATTTATCAAGAGatcccaaaaataatttatttatcaataaatattcttcttcttttactaatTTAACTACAGAAGAAATctatcttctttttgttttttttttatcttatcctCGTTGTACAAATGTAGACCCCACTTTTTGTAGTTCTCTTCTATCTCAATCTCAAACAACCAATCATCCTCTTTCCCTCTTTCTCCCTAGTCATCCATGTCCACTTCTTCACTTCAATTCCACCACCATGTACTCCCCTCTAAaccctccaccaccaccacctctcctccctcaccaccaccaccacatcccttctctcctctcttctacCACCATCACCCGCCGCTCCCTCCTACTCTCCACCTCCCTCTCCACTCTCTCTCCACCTCGACCAACCCTTGACACCACTATAACAGACCGTGTCTTTCTTGACTTCTCCATCTGCTCCAATTACTTCCGCCCCGACCGGACCCTCTCCGACACCTTCTCCACCCTCTGCACCGACTCAACTCCCCTAGGCCGCCTAGTTCTTGGCCTCTATGGCCATTTGGTCCCTCTCACTGTCTCCAACTTCAAAACAATGTGCACTTCATACTCTTACAAGAACACTCTAGTCCATAAAATCTTTCCGGGTCAGTTTTTTCTTGCGGGCCGGCAAGGAAGGAGAGAAAAAGGAGAGGTGAAAGTGCCTCAAGATTTGGCAAGAAATTTCGAGAGTGTTGATTCTA includes:
- the LOC118043772 gene encoding peptidyl-prolyl cis-trans isomerase CYP28, chloroplastic; protein product: MYSPLNPPPPPPLLPHHHHHIPSLLSSTTITRRSLLLSTSLSTLSPPRPTLDTTITDRVFLDFSICSNYFRPDRTLSDTFSTLCTDSTPLGRLVLGLYGHLVPLTVSNFKTMCTSYSYKNTLVHKIFPGQFFLAGRQGRREKGEVKVPQDLARNFESVDSKAFKLTHSGPGILSLCLSENDDEDNIKLNPEYRNVEFLITTGPGPCPQLDYKNIVFGVVLEGLDVVTSIASIPTYKPSDRIRQFNDLAEFLGDERAQNARTIWNKPLKTVYISDCGELKVAKPSLTPSLP